The genomic stretch CTAGTGTGAGCTAGCGCTAGCTAGCTgtgcaatgtgtttttatgctctgcttaatgaatgaatgaatgaatttgactgccaagatggaggattatatacCCAAAGTATATACCAAAATCAGAATCTTTCCTAGAGAAAGCATAAGCATGCACTTATTATACAAATTAAAGGTAAgcacacaaatatttttcagtttatgaAAAGTAGTATCAAAATATGTGAAGTAGTCCCCTTTTTTTGGTTATCCTCTTAAAGGTATCGTTCAAATGTTTTAACATGAAGTTGCATGACTTTTCCACCactggttgaatttcattttcaaaacaatatgcgctcaaaagagtaatacgtTACAAAAATGCCTCCTGGAAACAAAGTACATGACTCCGTGCTGTCGCCTGTCCATTGCCGTGTACTATACGTGGATGAAGACTTGGGTGTTTTCATCCACTGTGGAACACGTACGCAACAATGTACAGGTGAATTTGACAATATGCTTGgacatttttggtttttctttggcttttttgtgacatttttattcCCCCAAACTGTACGAGTACTGGActcacatttaaatacattttaatacgaAGAGTGGTTAACTTGCCGGTAAAAATGTAACGTTAAAAAAATCCCTGTACATTTATTAAAGGTTGAACTATGGCAGCAGAGGGAAAGAACAGATTATATATGGATGTTCCACAGTATTCCCTGTGAAAAATCGAAACGGTAAGACTGCCCCGTGTGTTGGTAGTTGTTTCTTTACCAACACagtgttacacccgcaaacgtaataactgcccgcaaacgtaataaaccacaaacgtaatacaaatctgcagctttgaatgcaaatgtaataaatttgcccactgcaaacgtaatattGAATTTCctacaaatgtaataactattacatttgtaggAAATTAttccattttgtttgtgggcgtacatgtgcgttttagttacagtatattattgtatgtgtgattttgtgtgtatatggggaagaaataaataaaaatggaaataaatgaatcaaaagaaataataaaatgtaataataataatttattaaagcaattatcacaattatgttaccttttttaatttaaaatacattataatttaataattaaacattcctttaatgcaggggtctgaAACACGCGGAGGCCCCCTCCTTGATAtggaagtttaatgttagtgcggcccgcgcaagtttgatatggatgctgtatggtatcatgtacccagaaaaattattacgtttgattaatgttcatgttaaaggttaaataactgttaatagttatcctccctatgcgtgtggaagtggtaagtttttggctatttaagtttaaaggaaataacttgaaggctatcgtttaggtcgctagctctctcgtttgcgagttagcatgtgtctcaagaccctgcagttgcgcaacatgttgtaaataaaaagagtataaatgtgactatagtcgtgttttgtcatgtctacagggctctaataatgttttgttcattttaatctgaaaaaaataattttgtctaccgaccaactatatgtggtttcttaagtttttattatttaccgttttattattattattatatttatttatttcttacttattgattgattttctttattcttgatttatttatttttcatcttattttgtgcggaaaaataaaaagtaagatttttgagaacagtggaatgttttatcagagcttttattgtagaaaattggaaccaaaacgaagttttttttttaataaatgcgttttttttgttttttttaagaaaacctgatgcggcccagtctcacccagacccgagctccagtggcccccaagtaaattgagtttgagacccctgttttaatgtattcaaatgatactctttgaataatattttttccacaaaaaaaaggaaaaaaagaatgatcttgttaaaatcctcaaaatgacatctacaccttctccctcattaaaagaagaaagaacaaacaacattattttgtctcatattacatttgtgggaagttattacatttacaggttTTCACTTTTCCACATATGtaaaattcagtattacgtttgcattaggcaaattttattacgtttgtgggaagtttattacattcaaagctgcagatttgtattacgtttgtgggcagttattacgtttgggGGTGTAACACACAGTGTCGATAAAAGAACTTTAAAGGTATTGAAAGCCACAGTGTATTCTGTGCAACAATCACATCATATTTGCGTCCCCTGACTGTCTCGTTTTGAGGTCTGCCTCATCCAACATGTCCACCATCAAAAATCACAGAGATGTTTCCACACAGGATCCGTTCCTGTGCAGAGAACGATGGTCGTGGTTGAGGCAGCCTTCATTGTTATGTACAATGAGTACGGGAAAGTAGAGCGCGTCTTGATAAGCCGGAGGGCTCTCCGCCGTGTCCGGCTGGCCTGACAGGCAGCGCGTGCTCTCTGTGGGCCGGCTGGGCTCGTTCAGGCTCCCGCTGCTCCTCCACGGGCAGCTCCGCCTGGAGCCGTAGAGCCGCCCCAACGAGAAGCGGCTGGCGCTGAATGGGAGGCGAGGGCTCGCCGTGTTGCAGATGCTCAGTGCGCTGCGTGAGAAAATGGAGGAGCTGCTGATGGCGCGCTGGCACCGCTGGCAGTTCTGTCTGTAGCTGCCGTAGCGCCGGCAAACCGAGTAGTTATTGCAGCTGCCCGAGATCTGAGCCAAGTCCATGAGAACCGCTTCGGAGTAGCTGGGGACCAGTTGTTGGTTGGAGCGGATGTGCCACTCCAGCTCTGTGCTGTCGATGGTGTTGACGCGTGGGATGTGTCTGCAGTAAGGACGCTCCTCCGAAGGCGTCACCGGCACATAGTCGAAGCCGAAGAGCTTCTCCACGTGGTAGTGGACGCATGCGGTTCGGTACTCGCTCACCACCCGTAAAGGCCAGGACAGAGTCAAAGCGGCTGCTGCCCAGAAGGTGGAATGTGCTCCATACCAAGGAAGGTGATCCGGATCTGAGAAGGCAATCATGTATTCCTTAAAGTCTACATTCTTCAGGTGCATCCCTTCACGGGCCTCCATGTAGTCATCCAAACCTTCATTCTCGGTGAAGAACCTGGCCCTCTGGGTCAGGTAAGAGTTCTCCGATTCCACGTTAGCAAAGCTGAAGCACTTTGTGAACCTTAGCTTAGTCATCGGGAAGCATTCCATGCCCTGCAGGTGCTTGGAGATGTCCTTGACGCCGCAGTTCCCATAGTCAAACTCGGCCTCAGCTACATGCGTGTTGACTCTCTCGTGGTAGACCTGCGTGGTGGTGTACGCGTCGCCGTTACGGTAGCGTGTCACCTGCCGCGTCCTCCTCACGTAGTGGTAGCTGATAGCCTTCCACCAGATGCACGGCGTGGCCTGCTTCATTCTCTGGATGCGCTCGGCCACGTTGTCCACGTCCACTTTGTACTGCAGTTGACTCCTGGTGTAGCAATGCCAGCACTCCACCAGGTAGACCACGTAGAGCATGACCAGGAACGCCATGGGGATGTAGATGTAGCCATTGGAGCAGGGACTGTCGTGGTACATCATGGACTTGCCCTTGTAGGCGCTGTCGAACGAGAGGCGTGTCACGGTGGTCATCTGGCACCAAGCCATGGCCCCCACACAGCCGTACATGAGCAGGGACAGCAGCAGACATTTCCAGTGGGTCTCCTGACACAAAGACTTCAGCAGGGACTGTTTCTGAGGCTGCTGCTGCACGCAGAAGAAGAAACGACCACAATCAGGTATTTGTATCTTGATTGGTCACACAGTGCTACCGCTAAACTGCCCCAAATGTTAatgtgctttgctttttctttggcttgttTCTGTCTTTAAGTGAAGACACTTGCATCCGAGTATATGCTGTGATCATCAAAGGGTTAAAAGTTGTGCAACATTTCACAACAATGCAACAAGGGTGagtagtttagttttattttggttgtatTTACCCTTTAGTATTTTTACTATACCGTGATCAGTTATATTGCGATTATTATTTCGGGTTTATTATCTTAtctgtgggcggcacggcggtctagtggttagcgcacagacctcacagccaggagaccagggttcaattccaccctcggccatctctgtgtggagtttgcatgttctccccgtactccggtttcctcccacattccaaaaacatgctaggttgattagcgactccaaattgtcgctAATCAACATGAAggtagtatgaatgtgagtgtgaatggttgtttgtctatatgtgccctgtgattggctggccaccagtccagggtgtaccccgcctctcgcccgaagacagctgggataggctccagtacccccgcgaccctcgtgaggaaaagcggtagaaaatgaatgaataaatgaaatgccAAATTCATTATCATACTACCTTTAACAGTCATCaagctaaatcaggggtctcaaacacgcggcccgcgggccaaatgtggcccgcaggaccctagtttgaggcccccgccttgatatgaaagtttaatgttagtgcggcccatgcaagtttgatatggatgctgtatggtatcatgtacccagaaaaaattattacgtttgattaatgttcatgttaaaggttaaataactgttaatagttatcctccctatccgtgtggaagtggtaagtttttggctatttaagtttaaaggaaataactcgaaggctaccgtttaggttgctagctctctagtttgcgagttagcatgtgtctcaagaccctgcagttgcgcaatatgttctaaattaaaagagtataaatgttttgtgttttgtcatgtctacagggctctaataatgctttgttcattttaatctgaaaaaaataatttgtctacccaccaactatatgtggtttcttaagtttttattatttaccgttttattattattattattatatttatttatttattactgattgattgattttctttattcttgatttgtttatttatttttcatcttattttgtgtagaaaaataaaaagtaagatatttgagaacagtggaatgttttatcagagcttttattgtagaaaattggaaccaaagcgaagtttttttaattttttttgtttttaataaatgcgttttattaatttttttggggggggggaaacctgatgcggcccagtctcacccagaccttagctccagtggcccccaattaaattgagtttgagacccctgatctaaataacaaaaacaaaacaaaaccacaatCTGACCAACATAGCTGGAGCAAAAATATCCGTACGCATCTAAAAATGACTCCAAATCAGCCTGCTCGTGCTTATGAAATATTGAGTAAAATATTCTGTGTTGTAAGTGCTTTGGCATAGTTTATGCATGAGCCGTTCCACATGTCACAGTCTGTACACATCCACCATCATCAAGGCAAAGAATCCCATCGGAGATAAAAGTACAATGCGTGTCTGTCTGCTTTGCACTTTGCATGTGCTGCTATGAAGTCGATGCTCATGTAGTGTGTGCATGCTAATTAAAGGCCATATTCAATGCCAAGCCTGtgaggaggggggcgggggggtgcaAGGCAGCAATGGAACTATAACATAAAGCTGGTGGTGTCTGTCCTTCATCACCTCAGGGAAGAGCGAGCCCCCATGCCTGGATCATGACTTAGTCacgcttttttggggggaagcTGCCATGCAAACCTGG from Doryrhamphus excisus isolate RoL2022-K1 chromosome 1, RoL_Dexc_1.0, whole genome shotgun sequence encodes the following:
- the tmem151ba gene encoding transmembrane protein 151B, encoding MSPASAAAASESTTTSIAPEEDLDNSPRAEQQPQKQSLLKSLCQETHWKCLLLSLLMYGCVGAMAWCQMTTVTRLSFDSAYKGKSMMYHDSPCSNGYIYIPMAFLVMLYVVYLVECWHCYTRSQLQYKVDVDNVAERIQRMKQATPCIWWKAISYHYVRRTRQVTRYRNGDAYTTTQVYHERVNTHVAEAEFDYGNCGVKDISKHLQGMECFPMTKLRFTKCFSFANVESENSYLTQRARFFTENEGLDDYMEAREGMHLKNVDFKEYMIAFSDPDHLPWYGAHSTFWAAAALTLSWPLRVVSEYRTACVHYHVEKLFGFDYVPVTPSEERPYCRHIPRVNTIDSTELEWHIRSNQQLVPSYSEAVLMDLAQISGSCNNYSVCRRYGSYRQNCQRCQRAISSSSIFSRSALSICNTASPRLPFSASRFSLGRLYGSRRSCPWRSSGSLNEPSRPTESTRCLSGQPDTAESPPAYQDALYFPVLIVHNNEGCLNHDHRSLHRNGSCVETSL